ggtggctcaagcctgtaatcccagcactttgggaggccgagacgggcggatcacgaggtcaggagatcgagaccatcctggctaacacggtgaaaccctgactctactaaaaaatacaaaaaattagccgggcgaggtggtgggcgcctgtagtcccagctactcgggaggctgaggcaggagaatggcgtaaacccgggaggtggagcttgcagtgagctgcgatccggccactgcactccagcccaggcgacagagcgagactccgtctcaaaacaaaacaccaaaaaaccaaaacacatcTGTTGGGGCCAGTGCTGGCCATAGAGTGGGGAGATATAGTCCAGGATGCTGCTCCAAAAGGTGGTAAGGAAGCTGGAAGGCCGGGGGTCTGCGGGCAGGTGGGCAAGATCCACAAAACCCTAGGGAATGTTGACTTGGTTTGCAGATCACTACTGCCCTCTGGTGGTGATCAGCTTCAGCAACCCTGCTTCTAGAGGTTCAGGTAGGGACAGGGGAGTGGGTAGGTGAGAACTGAAGGTTGGAGGCTTTTGAGGCCTCTGGAGGAAGACTGTTCCAAGTGGTGGAACAGCATGTGTGAGGCGAGGACCCACGATGGCTGGTGGGCAAAGGACCAGAGAAGCACAGGCTCAGTCCCCAATAATTCCACCAGGTTTCCCTCCCACCTAGAAGAGATGAGCTGCCTGAACAGCCCTCCAGCAGCCCAGAGAGCATCTGAAATTCTTTATTGGAACATCATTGCTGTTTGCCAAATAGAAGACACAGACAGCAGACGAACAGTGAAAACAGAGCCCAGTGACCAGAGCTGGCCCCTTGGCTGGGGACCCTCCCCTACTACCTGGTGGACCAGCCTGgcaacctctgcccctccccGGACCCCCGGGCCTTTGGCATAATGCTGATGGGGGGCTGCAGGCAGTGAAGCCCCTTGACTCAAAGCAGAGACTTGAATGGGCGCTGGAGAGTGGGGACAGTGGAGAGGCCAGGGAGGGCTGGGCGGGCCCCCCGGGCTGGGCCGAGCAGCGCAAGTGGAGGAAGCCAGGAGCGGGCGAGATGGCATCTATCTGTTTTCTGAAAAGGGGCACATAGGGGCCTGGAAGCAGGTGGTGGTGGTAGCTGGGGCAGGTCACACGCTGACATCCTTCTCATCTCCCGTCTTGGGAACAGCTTCCAGCAGCGGGTCCCCAGGacctgcctcctctccctccttggcctcactGGCCTTAGAGTTGGGGACCCAGAGGCCGGAGTCAATGCAGCGTTGCATGTGGTACTTCGCGTCCTGTGAGGAGAAGGGCAGGCAGATGAGGTGGGGCCACCACCCAGGGGTCCCCATTATCCCCTGCACATCCCCAAGCTGGCTTCCTGCCTATTGATATTTAACcaatttatttgagatggagtctcactctgtcacccaggctggagtgcaatggtgcaatctcggctcactgcaacctccacctcccaggttcaagtgcctcagcctcccaagtagctggggttacagacgcctgtcaccatgcctggctgatttttttacttttagtagagatggggttttgccatgttggccaggctggtctcaaactcctgacctcaggtgatccgcctgccttggcctcccaaagcgctgagattacaggcgtgagccaccgtactcagctggaactttaaattttatttaactttaatttaaatttagataGTGCAATCTAGAACAAAAGCCAGCAAATTTTTTTAGTAAAGGGACTGACTAAATATTTCTGCTTCCGCAAGCCATATGGTCTCCGTCACGACTCAACTCTGTGGCAGAGCAAGATCGGTTGTAGATGACAGTGAAACAATTGAGCATGGCTTCTTTgttgcaataaaactttattataaagACAGGCAGTGAGTCTGGGAGCTGCGGTTTGCAGAAGCTGGTCTAGATGGCTATGCCCATAGAAGCTTCTAGAAACTCATGGCCAGTCCTGCAGCtagacccattttacagacgagaaaaCCAGGGTGACCAACCAGTGAGCCAAGTGGTAGGAATAGGGTCAATCGTGTCCTACTTAGATTCAACGTCTATTGCCACTTCCAAAAATACAGCCAGTGAGACCttctttataaaaacataatttttaggaaaaaaatcagtgagatGTCATGGtgtcagcctataatcccagctacttggggaggctgaggtgggaggatcacttgagcctgggaggtggaggctgcagcctgggtgagagaggaagaccctgtctgtCAAAAAAAAcagatggccgggtgcagtggctcacgcctgtaatcccagcactctgggaggccgaggtgggcggatcacgaggtcaggagatcgagaccatcatgggtaacacggtgaaaccctgtctctactaaaaaatacaaaaaattagccgggcgtggtggtgggcgcctgtagtcccagctactcgggaggctgaggcaggagaatggtgtgaacccgggaggcggagtttgcagtgagcagaaatagcaccactgcactccagcctgggtgacagagtgagactctgtctcaaaaaaaaaaaaaaacaaaaacaaaaaaaaaaaacacacacacaaaaacagacaaaatccaATTAACAGCCAGCATTTACCAGCCCCTGCCATGTGCTCAGCTCCTTTCCCCACACATTTTGTGAGCTGATATTGAGAGAAAATATGGTTtgcataaggaaactgaggctggactCAGTCACAGTAACAGTGACTATCAGTCACAAGGGACATACGCTCAAAGCTCAGCATTTATCTGCTGGATGCTGggacacagtaggtgctcaataaatgtgggtGTGTGCCAAGGTAACACGACCCCCCTTAGTCCTTGGAGAAGCCTTGGAGGGGCACTTTCACCAACTGGCTTCAGAGACTTGGGACACAGGGCTGGGGGAGACACATGGCCCGCTGGAAAGGCATGGGACGTGGGGGTTACTCACGGTGGGGTCCATCTTGCTGATGGCATCTTGCAGCATCTGCACGTCCTTCACATCGAAGCACTTCTGGAGTTCCTGGGGGTATAGAGGGGCTGGGGTCAGGGGCTGGGTCCCTGTGCCCTGCGGGGTCCCGCTCAGGGTCCTCCTGCTGCCCGCCTGGGCTGGGGAGCCGCACCTCAGGGAGGGACTCGTAGACCTCGACAGGGTCCAGGCCGCCGGGGCCAAGCCGCTTCTTGCGCTCCTCCTCCTCATACTCCTTCATGGCCTTCTCAATGCGCAGCTTGGCACGGCCCCGCACACGCTCCTTGAAGGCTTCTAGCTCGTCGTTGAAGCCCTCCATGTACTGGCGATCGGCTGTCTATGGGGGTCGGGCAGTGCTCACTAGACTTGGCCCAGTGCTCAGGAGGGACTGGGGGCCCAGGACCCTCCAGCCACAGCTCCTCAGAGGTGCCCCAGGGCTCCCTAAGTCTGTTCCTGACTTACATAAAGGGCTTCCCAAGGCCTGGGCTCCCCTGCCAGGGACCTCATCTGGCATTTGCTAAAGACCACCTCCTTGGGAGCCCTGCTCTACTGCAGATCCGAGACACTCGTGTCCTCAGTGTCCCTGCATGGGCACCTCTAACTCAACACGGCCACCTCCCAGCCTGCCTTGTCCTTGGTCTCCCCAGTCTTGGTAAGGGTAGCCCTGTTCCTCCAGGTGCGCAAGTTAAAAACCCGAGaggctggcaggcgcctgtaatgccagctacttgggaggctgaggcatgagaattgcttgaacccaggaggcaggggttgcagtgagctgagatcacgccattgcactccagccttggtgatagcaagactcggtctcaaaaacaaaaaaaagcccagagcCCTAGAGGCaccctcacctctgtcctttacCCACATATCCACATGGGGACCTCCAGCACATCCTAGTGCTcccatttttttttgtaatgcagttttgctctgtcacccaggctggagtgcagtggcacaccaCAGCTcacaaattcctgagctcaagtggtcctcctgcttcagcctcccaaagactTGGACTATAGGACTCagtcaccaagcctggcctgacctccacttttttttttttttttttgagacggagtctcgctctgtcgcccaggctggaatgcagtggccggatctcagctcactgcaagctccgcctcccgggttcgggccattctcctgtctcagcctcctgagtagctgggactacaggcgcccgccacctcgcccggctagttttttgtattttttagtagagacggggtttcaccgtgttagccaggatggtctcgatttcctgacctagtgatccacccgtctcggcctcccaaagtgctgggattacaggcttgagccaccgcgcccggccctgaccTCCACTTTTAAAGTCTGGCAGCATCCGCCCACTTCTCTCCCCCTCCTTGGCCCCGCCCTCTCCTGATCTAGGATTTGGTGATTGGAGGGGCTTGAGTCCCAGTGGACAGGAGTCGGCCTTACCCAGAGCACTGTGGGCTGGTTCCCTGCGGAGGGGGCCTCCAGCCACCTGGCAGCTCAGGGGACCCTACCTTAATCTTAGTGAAGAACTGCCGGAAGCAGGCCCGGGGGTCCACCTTCAGGCTCTTGGCCAGCTCCAGGATAAACTGCATGACGATTGTCTGGTGGGCCACCTGCTCCATGAGTGCACATTTCTGCCAGGGAGAACAAGCACAGTGTTACCAAGTGGCGGCCTCAGGGCAGCGCCTTTTCACAGCCCTGGGGAAAGCTCcactcacctcctccacctctagGTCAATGCACCAGATGACCAGGTAATTGGCCGTCTCCTCGCACACCAGGTGGACATTGTCTGACAGGTACTTTTGGCTGTCATCCCAGCGGCGGAGCATGCCTGTGGGAAGATGCTGGCAAGGTGCTGGAGGGCCCTGGAGGCAAAGGGCCTGCCCCGACCTTGCCCCCCATAACCTCACACGCCCCACTCACCAAAGTGCTTGATCTGTTTCTCGTACTTTTCCACGAAAGTCTTGTGTTTCTGCTCCCTCACCTCCTCTGAGTCCTCCTCTGTCTTCTCGGGCTTGGTGTTGACCATGCTCTGTGGTAGGGTGAGAGGGGGAGTGGGCTGGGGCAAGGCTGCGGAGCGCCTCGAGTGCGGCCGGGCGGGCCGTGGCCGCAGCGCCCATCCCATCCACGGCGGAGGTGGTGACGAAGCCATGAGCATCAAGGTGGCGGGAGCGTGGGCATGGGCCTTGGGGCAGATCAGAGGAGGGGACCGGTGGGGTGTTTCATCCGCCCGGCCCTCCAAGCCTGTCCCCCCTCCCACGTGGCCCCCGTCCGTCCCTCAGCTCTCCGCCCCACACCACGCTCTTCAACTACACCGCCGCGGTCCTCCCCTGACCAGGCATTGGGTGCGCATGCGTCCTGGCTGCATACACGCTGGCTGCGCAAGTGCACTGCCCGCCCCGCCCGCCCCACACACCTTGCTGAAGCCGTCTTTGCTGAGCGTGTCCACGTTCCAGGGCATGCTCTTCTCCTTCTTGCGcatctcttccagcttctgctcCCAGCTCCGCTCCTCTTTGCGCAGCTGCTGTGCCTCGGCCTGCAGCCGCTCCAGCTCTGCCTTGCCGCCCTCAGCCACCTCCAGCTCCTTCAGCTTCCTCTGGCATTCGGCCACCTTGCGCTTGCACTCGCGGCAGCCCCTGTCCagttcctccttctccttctggaaCTGCTCCATGCGCTCCACCCGGGCCTGCGGGCAGGGGCGGCCTATCAACTCTGGGGAGCGGCCTGTCCCTTACCCCCAGCCCCATACCCAATCCCCGCACCAGAGATGGCCCCGGGAAAAAGTATGCCTCCACCTCCCGTGCCCTGGTCTCCCAGCTTCCGCCCCTGCCCCCACAGGTGCTGACACACACCCAAGTGGGGTCCAGTCCCTCCGTCCTCCGCTCAGAACCCTGGCGGATCCCATCTCACTCAGAGCAGAGTCCAGGTTGTCACCACAGCCTACATAGGCCCTACACAATCTGCCCCGGCACCTCCTCTGGTAACTCTTccttccagccacactggcccctcacttttctcaccttttcttgagaccatttttttttcttttagaaaaaaaacaaaaaaacagggtctcactctgtcgcccaggtcaga
The sequence above is a segment of the Macaca nemestrina isolate mMacNem1 chromosome 20, mMacNem.hap1, whole genome shotgun sequence genome. Coding sequences within it:
- the LOC105475808 gene encoding hsp90 co-chaperone Cdc37; its protein translation is MVDYSVWDHIEVSDDEDETHPNIDTASLFRWRHQARVERMEQFQKEKEELDRGCRECKRKVAECQRKLKELEVAEGGKAELERLQAEAQQLRKEERSWEQKLEEMRKKEKSMPWNVDTLSKDGFSKSMVNTKPEKTEEDSEEVREQKHKTFVEKYEKQIKHFGMLRRWDDSQKYLSDNVHLVCEETANYLVIWCIDLEVEEKCALMEQVAHQTIVMQFILELAKSLKVDPRACFRQFFTKIKTADRQYMEGFNDELEAFKERVRGRAKLRIEKAMKEYEEEERKKRLGPGGLDPVEVYESLPEELQKCFDVKDVQMLQDAISKMDPTDAKYHMQRCIDSGLWVPNSKASEAKEGEEAGPGDPLLEAVPKTGDEKDVSV